The region GGAACGGGTCCTTACAGACTTGTGGAGTACGTTGTTGGTCAGTATGCTGTTTATGAGAGAAATCCTTATTACTATGAAAAAGACAGTAAAGGTCAGAAAATACCTTATATTACTAAGGTAAAAGCCCAGATTATAGGTGATCCGGATGTAAGGCTTATTAAATTCCTTTCAGGAGAGATCGATTACTATGGTGTCAGACCTGCTGATCTTCCTGAAATTCTTCCAAAGGCAGAAGAGAAAGATTTTACAGTTTACAATCTTGGAGCAACTCCATCAACTCTGTTTGTCGTTTTTAACCAGAACCCAAAAGCTCCCATCCCTGAATACAAGCTTAAATGGTTTAAAAACAAACTTTTCAGACAGGCTATATCTTATGCAGTTGACAGACAGGGGATTATAAATATAGCTTACAACGGGCTTGCATACCCTATATACACTGCCGTAACTCCTGCAAACAGAAGGCTGTTTGATGAAAATTTCTACCCTAAATACCCTTTTAATCTAAAAAAAGCAAAAGAGATTCTACTTTCAATTGGTTTTAAAGAGGGAAAAGATGGTTACCTTTACGATCAGGAAGGTCACAAACTTGAGTTCACGCTAATCACGAACTCTGGAAATAAAGAGAGGGAGATTATAGGAAATATTCTGAAAGATGACCTTAGAAGAATAGGTATTGAGGTTAACTTTCAGGCTATAGATTTTAACAACCTTGTAACAAGACTTATGTCCAACTACGACTGGGAGGCCGTTATAATAGGTCTTACAGGAAGTATGGATCCTTACTTTGGTCAGAATGTCTGGCTCTCATCAGGACATCTACATATGTGGTATCCAAACCAGAAGAAACCAGCAACAGAATGGGAGGAGGAGATAGACAGACTCTTCAACAGGGCAGCTGTTGAGCTTGATCCTGAAAAGAGAGATAGACTGTACATGGAAGCCTTCAAAATAATAGGTGAACAACAGCCAATGATATTTATCGCCGCTCCTGAAGAGCTACTTGCAGTTAAGAACAAACTTAAAAATGTATTTCCTACAGTGTGGGGATGGTACAAAAGTGAGTATGTCTATATAGAGGAATGATCATATAACAACCTTGTTCTTACCTGTTCTTTTGGCCCTTAACATCTTTTTATCAGCCCTTTCTATAATATCATTAACAGTCTCATTAGGGTGAAGTGTTGCACCTTCAACCCCTACACTTACAGTAACCTTTATGGTATTTTTCCCACAGATAATATCTTTCTCCTCTATCTTCTTTCTCAGCTTTTCCATAACCTTAAAGGCATCCCTTTTTTCTGTAAAAGGCATAAAAATGAGAAACTCCTCCCCACCAAACCTGAATATCAGATCAGACTTTCTAAGACTTTTCTGTAGTATAGAGGAAACCTGTTTTATAACACAGTCTCCAACAAGATGTCCATAGCTATCGTTTATCTTTTTAAAATCATCTATATCAAGTAAGGCAATCGAGACAGGCCTGTTTGATATCTTTGATATCTGGTACTGATTGTTAAGTATAAACTCCATCGGTCTTCTGTTTAGAACACCTGTAAGAGGATCAACATTGGCATCTTCAACACTTCTAACAGCGATCTTTACTGTTAAAAGTGATAAAAACTGGGCTGAAAGTTTCTGAAGGTTTATATAATCAAACAGAAGATTTATAAAATTTCTCTCCTCAATGCTGTAATAAATATCAATAGCCGTTTTATGTATCTTCTCATGAATATCTTTAAGTATGTTAAATTTCTTTTTACTTATATTAAGTACAGTCTCATCCTCTAATAAACGAGAGAACTTACATTTGTTTACATCAAGCTCAACACTGCTTTCCTTTCTCAGCTTCTTAATATCCTCAATTATCTTGTTCAACCAAACAAGATGTTCCTTAACGTAAAATCTCAGTTCTTCTTCTGAGTACTTTACAGTCCTTAATTTTTCCCTGATTACAACCTTATCAATCTGGAGAAATGAAAAAAGATAACCGTAAGCAACAGAATTTCTCAAAATATGGTATATACCGTCAATCTTTTTTAAGGCATCCTCAGGATTAAAGTTCAGTTCCATAAATCTGGTTTTTATAAATCCGGATAAAACATACTCCATCTTTTCAAGGTTTGTAAGTGTAGCACTGAAAGGTATTGACATTGAGAAATGGATTTTCCCGAGTATAAATCCCTTTCTTTTAACATTGTTCAGATCCCCCTCTATCCCTGATAGAAAAGCCTCCATATGGATCTTTTTCAACTTTTCAACATCTGATCTGTCAAAGTATTTCTGCTGATAAGGATTTCTGAGGATTATTGAACATAGATAATCAAATCCCTCTGTAAAGATACTTTTTGCAAGTTTTATCTCTAAATTTTCACCCATTATTACAAAAAAGCTCCAAATAAATAACAGTTATTAGTTTCAAATACTTATTATGGGTTCTTATAAAATAATTTTCAATATCATTATTTACTTTTTTTTATCTTTTTCAGATCTGTTAATATTTTTGTTATTTTATCCACCATTTCCGGATCTACATAGTTCATAACCTCCCCCGCAAGCCTATCTTTCATGTTGTATATGATGTAAGCAGCCTTTACAGGATCTGTCATTTTAGATATCTTCTCTCCTGCCATCTCAGGATCCATCTTCTCAAAAACTTTTGCAAGTTTTTTATATCTGTCTTCCTCAGCTTTTTTCAAAATTTTCTTTATATTTTCCTCCCTTTTTATAAGGGCTTTCTCCCTTTCCTCAATCTGTTTCAGAATCTTCTTTTTTTCTTCAAGAAGTTTCCTTATCTCTTCCCTCAACTTTGAGAGTCTTTCTATCTCTTTCTGTATTTCTATCTTTTCAGCCTGTTGATTATCAACAGAATACGCCGTTAAGAAAAGAGAAAAACTAACGCCTGTTATTATAAGAAGTCTCAGCAATCTGTATCTCCTTCTTAAGTTCCTTCTTAAGAGCATCTCTGTTGATATTCTTAATATACTTCTCTACGCTTTTTTTCTCGGCATTTTTCAGTTTAATCTGAAGTTTAACAGCTTCCTTTTTCATCTCAAGTACTTTTATCTTTTCATCTATTGATAATATCTCCTTCTCAAGTTTTTTCAGGTACTCAATCTTATAATGAAGTGTGTTGACATCACTGAAACTCTCATTTTTTGTTCTTTCATACCGCTCATAGAGCATGTTTCTTCCAGAGATAAGATCAGCAAGCTCCCTATCAATCTGATCAATCTTTGTTCTGTAAACCCTGATATCAAACTTTAACTTCTTTTTAAAAAGCTCTAATATTTTCATTAAAAACCTTTTTACTTTCCAAGACCGAAAACATTGGAAAGTGTATTTATATAATTAAAGTATGCAGTTATCGTTATCGCCTCAACTAACTGTGTTACCGTATAACCAAGTGAAAGAATCCTGTCTATATCCTCCTTTGTCATCTTGTAGTTATCCTTCCTCGAGGCCCTTATACAGAACCTTAAAAGCTCCTTTTCTTCTTCTGTAGTATTGATATGATCAACACCCTTTAATGTTTCCTCAATCTGCTCCTCAGACATACCCAGCATCTTTGCTATATTCTTATGTACATCAACGCACATAGGACAGTTATTTTCTTTTGAGATTAAAAGGGCTATCCTTTCTTTTGTTGAGTACGGAAGTTCTGTCTCCTTTAAAAGGAGGGTCTTTACACAGTTATCCGTCATAAAGTATATATCCTTTCTGATAGCAAGCAGCTGGAATATCTCCCCTAACTTTCCTGTTTTTTTAAGTATCTCTTTTGCAAGCTCCTGAATTTCAGGATCCATCTCTTCAAGTTCAGGTAATTTGATGTAAGCCATTTTTTTACCTCCGTCAGATTTTAACTGTTAATAATTATAAGACTCAATTAATACTCAATCTACCCTGAAAAACAAATCAAACGCTGTTTGACAAAACTTTTTATAAAGTTTAGACTAATTTAAACTATCAAAATATGGAGGCCGCCAATGGGAGAGTACAAAAGACCAGTAGTATCAGTGGTCGGAGCCGGGAACGTTGGTGAACACGTCGCAAATCTAATAGCCATCAAAGAGATCGCAAATGTAAGAATGTTTGATCTTGCAAGACAGACAGAAGATAAAGTTTACGAAATAGTAAAAGGTAAAGCCCTTGATATAAAACAGATGGCGGCAGCTATTGGATGTGATGTTGAAGTCGAAGGATATACAGTAACAGCTGATGGTGAAGGTTACGAAGCTCTTGCAGGATCTGATATCGTTGTTGTTACGGCAGGTTTCCCGAGAAGACCAGGTATGAGCAGAGATGATCTCCTCTCAAAAAATGTAGGTATTATAAGAACGATATCAGAAAGGATAGCCCAGTTTGCACCTGAGGCTATAGTTATTGTTGTCTCAAACCCTGTTGATGTTCTGACTTATGCGGCGTTCAGACTTACCGGTTTCCCTGCAAACAGAGTTATGGGAATGGCAGGTGTTCTTGATACAGCAAGATTTAAAGCATTTTTATCAATGGAACTTAAGGTGTCAGTTAAAAATATAAACGCCTATGTTTTAGGAAGTCATGGTGATGACATGGTGCCTCTCCTGTCTGTTTCAAATGTAGGAGGAGAACCTTTAACAAAACTTATACCTGAAGAAAGATTAAAGGAGATAGT is a window of Persephonella marina EX-H1 DNA encoding:
- a CDS encoding ABC transporter substrate-binding protein, whose translation is MKDYILTFIKAFLSITVLFLPIYLIQTSGEEYSYTIKKVNPDEFRLEIGREGGTLKRALSGDAKTFNPVMAQETSSTAVIGVLFNGLTKTDLKTLLPEPDLAERWERDKSGKVWRFYLRKDARWFDGKPVTADDVVFTYNEIYYNPDIPSSAKDMLIIEGKKFKVRKIDDHTVEFVIPKPFAPFLQAVGQPILPKHILKKYVDNGTFTSTWGINTPPEELIGTGPYRLVEYVVGQYAVYERNPYYYEKDSKGQKIPYITKVKAQIIGDPDVRLIKFLSGEIDYYGVRPADLPEILPKAEEKDFTVYNLGATPSTLFVVFNQNPKAPIPEYKLKWFKNKLFRQAISYAVDRQGIINIAYNGLAYPIYTAVTPANRRLFDENFYPKYPFNLKKAKEILLSIGFKEGKDGYLYDQEGHKLEFTLITNSGNKEREIIGNILKDDLRRIGIEVNFQAIDFNNLVTRLMSNYDWEAVIIGLTGSMDPYFGQNVWLSSGHLHMWYPNQKKPATEWEEEIDRLFNRAAVELDPEKRDRLYMEAFKIIGEQQPMIFIAAPEELLAVKNKLKNVFPTVWGWYKSEYVYIEE
- a CDS encoding sensor domain-containing diguanylate cyclase; protein product: MGENLEIKLAKSIFTEGFDYLCSIILRNPYQQKYFDRSDVEKLKKIHMEAFLSGIEGDLNNVKRKGFILGKIHFSMSIPFSATLTNLEKMEYVLSGFIKTRFMELNFNPEDALKKIDGIYHILRNSVAYGYLFSFLQIDKVVIREKLRTVKYSEEELRFYVKEHLVWLNKIIEDIKKLRKESSVELDVNKCKFSRLLEDETVLNISKKKFNILKDIHEKIHKTAIDIYYSIEERNFINLLFDYINLQKLSAQFLSLLTVKIAVRSVEDANVDPLTGVLNRRPMEFILNNQYQISKISNRPVSIALLDIDDFKKINDSYGHLVGDCVIKQVSSILQKSLRKSDLIFRFGGEEFLIFMPFTEKRDAFKVMEKLRKKIEEKDIICGKNTIKVTVSVGVEGATLHPNETVNDIIERADKKMLRAKRTGKNKVVI
- a CDS encoding MotE family protein — translated: MLRLLIITGVSFSLFLTAYSVDNQQAEKIEIQKEIERLSKLREEIRKLLEEKKKILKQIEEREKALIKREENIKKILKKAEEDRYKKLAKVFEKMDPEMAGEKISKMTDPVKAAYIIYNMKDRLAGEVMNYVDPEMVDKITKILTDLKKIKKSK
- a CDS encoding carboxymuconolactone decarboxylase family protein; its protein translation is MAYIKLPELEEMDPEIQELAKEILKKTGKLGEIFQLLAIRKDIYFMTDNCVKTLLLKETELPYSTKERIALLISKENNCPMCVDVHKNIAKMLGMSEEQIEETLKGVDHINTTEEEKELLRFCIRASRKDNYKMTKEDIDRILSLGYTVTQLVEAITITAYFNYINTLSNVFGLGK
- a CDS encoding malate dehydrogenase, translating into MGEYKRPVVSVVGAGNVGEHVANLIAIKEIANVRMFDLARQTEDKVYEIVKGKALDIKQMAAAIGCDVEVEGYTVTADGEGYEALAGSDIVVVTAGFPRRPGMSRDDLLSKNVGIIRTISERIAQFAPEAIVIVVSNPVDVLTYAAFRLTGFPANRVMGMAGVLDTARFKAFLSMELKVSVKNINAYVLGSHGDDMVPLLSVSNVGGEPLTKLIPEERLKEIVERTKFGGGEIVSLMGTSAYHAPGASVVEMVEAIINDKKEILPCSVYLDGDVAEFYDAEDVCIGIPVKLGAHGVEEILKLDFTPEEKDLWKSSVNSVKSGIERIKELGLI